From Streptomyces sp. SCSIO 75703:
CGCGAATCCGGGGTATGGTGGTAATGCGCCTGCCGAGTATGTGACGTACGGGTACGTGACATCGTCGACGGGCCGCACGCATGAGGATGCCCGGTCGGTGGCCCGATCGGCTCCGACCCGACAGCCCTCCCCGTCGTGCGCACCGGTGTGTACGGACCCGGAGGGAGACCCTCAGCGGTTCGAGCGCTAGAGCGTCGGCAGAGGTCCCGTGTCCTACGGCCCGCCCGTATGGCAGCCGACGTCCCCGGCACGGTCGCCACGACCCCCGCGCTCGCCTCGCACCGCGCACACAGAAGAGGCAGCACCCTGACTACGACGTTCCGATCCCTCGGAATCCTCCCCGAGACCGCCGAAGCCCTCGAGGCCGTCGGCATCGTCCACCCCTTCCCCATCCAGGAGATGACGCTCCCCGTCGCCCTCTCGGGCACGGACGTCATCGGCCAGGCCAAGACCGGCACCGGCAAGACGCTGGGCTTCGGCCTCCCCCTCCTGGAGCGGGTGACCGTCCCCGCCGACGTGGAGGCGGGCCGCGCCGCCCCCGAATCGCTCACCGACGCCCCGCAGGCGCTCGTCGTCGTCCCCACGCGCGAGCTGTGCCAGCAGGTGACCAACGACCTCCTGACCGCCGGCAAGGTCCGCAACGTGCGGGTCACCGCGATCTACGGCGGCCGTGCCTACGAGCCGCAGGTCGAGGCGCTGAAGAAGGGCGTCGACGTGGTCGTCGGCACCCCCGGCCGTCTCCTGGACCTGGCCGGCCAGCGCAAGCTGGACCTCAAGCACGTCCGGTGCCTGGTCCTCGACGAGGCCGACGAGATGCTCGACCTGGGCTTCCTGCCCGACGTCGAGAAGATCGTCACGATGCTCCCGGCCAAGCGCCAGACCATGCTGTTCTCGGCGACCATGCCGGGCGCGGTCATCGGACTGGCCCGCCGCTACATGTCGCAGCCCACGCACATCCGCGCCACCTCGCCGGACGACGAGGGCGCGACGGTCGCCAACATCAAGCAGTTCGTCTACCGCGCGCACTCCATGGACAAGCCGGAGATGGTCTCCCGCATCCTCCAGGCCGAGGGCCGCGGACTGGCGATGATCTTCTGCCGCACCAAGCGCACCGCCGCCGACATCGCCGAGCAGCTCCAGCGCCGCGGTTTCGCCGCCGGCGCGGTCCACGGCGACCTCGGACAGGGTGCCCGCGAGCAGGCGCTGCGCGCCTTCCGCAACGGCAAGGTGGACGTGCTGGTCTGCACCGACGTCGCCGCCCGCGGCATCGATGTCGAGGGTGTGACGCACGTCGTCAACTACCAGTCGCCGGAAGAGGAGAAGACGTACCTCCACCGCGTGGGCCGGACCGGCCGCGCGGGCGCGAAGGGTACGGCGATCACCCTGGTCGACTGGGACGACATCCCGCGCTGGCAGCTCATCAACAAGGCGCTGGTGCTGGACTTCAACGACCCGCCGGAGACGTACTCCACCTCCCCCCACCTCTACTCCGACCTCGGCATCCCCGAGGGCACCAAGGGCGTGCTGCCCCGCTCGGAACGCACCCGTGCCGGGCTGGCCGCCGAGGAACTGGAGGACCTGGGCGAGCCGGGCGGCCGTGGTGGACGCGGCGGCCGTGGCCCTCGGGGCCGGGACGAGTCCCGTTCCGGCGACCGTGAGCAGTCCTCCCGTACGCCGCGCCGCCGTCGCCGGATGCGCGGCGGGGAGCCCGTGGACGCCGGGGCGGCCCCCGCCGAGGCGCCCGCGGCCGGGGACACCGACACGGACACCGAGGCCGGGAAGGGTCCGCGCACGCTGCGCCGCCGGCGCCGCACCCGCAACGGGGAGGCGGCCCGCCCGCAGGTGACCGCCGGGACCCCCGCCGACGAGACCGCCGAGGCCGCACACACCGCGGTGGCGACGGCCGAGGGCACGGACGTCCGGGCCGTCGAGGCCCCCGCGACCGAGCCGGCCGACGCCAGGCCGCGCCGCCGCCGCACCCGCAAGTCGGCGGAGGCCGCCCCGGTGGAGACCGTGGAGACCGCCCCCGTCGCGACCGCGCCGGTGGCCGGCAGGGTGACGGAACCGGAGGCCGCCGAGGCGCCCGTCGCCGAGGCCCCCGCCGAGAAGCCGCGCCGCCGCACCCGCAAGGCCGCGGCGACCGCCGAGGCGGTGCTCGACACCGCCGAGGCAGTCGCCGAGGCCCCCGCGGCCGAGGCGGTCGAGGCCACGCCGCGCCGTACGCGGAAGACCACGGCGGGGAAGGCCGTCGAGACGGAGGCCGTCACCGACGCCCCGGGCCTCCCGGCCCAGCCGGAGGCGGAGGCCGCGGAGACCAAGCCGCGCCGCGCCCGTAAGACGGCCGCCAAGAAGACCGCCGCGAAGACCGCCGAAGCCGAGGTCTCCCCGGCCGAGGCCGCGGTGGACACGGCCGAGGGCACCGGCACCACGCCGCGCCGCCGCACCCGCAAGGCCACGGCCACCGCCGAGGCCGCCGACACCACCGAGGCCGCCCAGCCGGAGGCGGAGGCCGCCGAGGCCAAGCCGCGCCGCACCCGTAAGACGGCCGCCAAGAAGACCACCGCGAAGACCGCCGAAGCCGAGGTCTCCCCGGCCGAGGCCGCGGTGGACACGGCCGAGGGCACCGGCACCACGCCGCGCCGCCGCACCCGCAAGGCCACGGCCACCGCCGAGGCCGCCGACGCGTCGGGCATCCCCGCGCAGGCGGCGCCAGAGCCCGAGGCCGCGCCGAAGCGCCGCACCCGCAAGACGGTCGCCTCCGCCGAGGCGACCGGCGCGGCGGAGGGCGCCGCCGAGGCGAAGCCGAAGGCCCGTCGCACCCGTAAGGCGGCCACGGCCGCCGCGGAGCCTGCCGAGAGCTGATCCGCACCGCCCGTCACCCCGTCGGCCCGGTCCCGCCATCCGCGCGGAACCGGGCCGGCGGCGTTCCCGCCTCCCCCGCCCCGCCCCCGGCGGATAGCCTCTGCCCGTGAGCACCAACGCCGCCTTCACCCCGCCCCCCGGAGCCCGTACCTACCGCCTGTGCACGCCGCGCGGCGAGTTCGCCGCCGTGGACTCCCCCGTGGCCGACGGCACCGGGCCGAGGGGGACCGTGCTGATGCTGCCCGGGTTCACCGGCAGCAAGGAGGACTTCACCCTGCTGCACGCCCCCCTCGCGGCACGCGGCTACCGGACGGTCGCCGTGGACGGACGGGGCCAGTACGAGACGCCCGGCCCGGAGCACGACGAGGCCCCCTACGCGCAGGCGGAACTGGCCCGGGACGTGCTGGCCCAGGTCACGGCGCTCGCGGTGCCGGTGCACCTGCTCGGGCACTCCCTCGGCGGGCAGATCGCCCGTGCCGCCGCGCTGCTCGACCCGGCGCCGTTCCTGTCCCTGACGCTCATGTCCTCCGGCCCGGCCCGGATCTCCGGCTCGCAGCGGCAGCGGGTGCGGCTGCTGCGGGACGCGCTCGACACCCTGACCATGGAGGAGGTCTGGAAGGTCATGCAGGCCATGGGCCCGCCCGAGGAGGCCGAGGCGGCCTCCCGGGGGACCGCCGACCGGGAGCGGCTGCGGGACCGCTGGCTGGGCACCATGCCTGCCCAACTCCGCGTCACCGGACGGCAGTTGTGTGAGGAGCCGGACCGGATTCCCGAGCTGGCGGCGCTGCCGCTGCCGTTCCACGTGCTGTCCGGGGAGCGTGACGACACCTGGCCCGTGCCGCTGCTGGACGACATGGCCCGGCGGCTGGGCGCGCACCGCACGGTGGTCGCCGGGGCCGAGCACTCCCCCAACACGGACCGGCCGCTGCCCACCGCCCGCGCCCTGGCCGACTTCTGGGACACCGTGCCGCAGGACCACCCGGACGACGCCACCGGCCTCTGACACGGAGCCGGCCCCCCGACACGGGTGCCGGCCCCTCACCCCGCCCCCCGGCCCGAGACCGACCCCGCCCCCGGCCCCCCGCCCCCGGCTTCGGGCCTAGTACTGCCCCTGCAGGTGCTCCCAGAAGCCGTCCCGCAGCGCCCGGCGCAGGTCGGCCTGGCCGCGCAGCGAGTACTGGAGCAGACCCTCGGCCTCCACCAGGAGGTCCTGGTCCACGGAGCCGGGGAGGTAGGGGTGGCCGGGGAGCAGTTCCATCAGCGCCTCGCGGCCCCGCGCCCCCAGCCACTTCGCGGCGATCTGCGCGCCGACGAAGCGGACGTCCTCCCGTGACGGCCGGGCCACGCCCGCCACCTCGTAGGGCGGCGCGGTGCGCCGGGAGACGTACGGCTTGAAGAACTCCAGGTCGAAGGTGCGCTGGCTGTCGACCTCCCAGAGCAGCGGCTCGGCCTGGTTCTGGCCGTCGGGCGCCTCGATGCCCCACAGGTGGACGCGGGCGCCGTAGCCCTGGGCCGCCTCCACCGCGGAGACCAGGTCCTCGTCGCCGCCGAGCAGGGCCGCGTCGCTGATGGCGCGGTGGCGCGCGAGGGACTCCAGGTCGGAGCGGATGAGGGAGTCGACGCCCTTCTGCTGGTTGTTCGCGTTCAGGTTGCCGAGGCGGACCTTGACATCCGGCAGCTCGGCGATGGACTGCTGCTCCAGGGTGTGGATGCGGCGCCGGGCGCCGTCGTACCAGTAGACCCGCAGCAGCCGGCTGTCCGCGAAGATCGTGCGGGCCTTGTCGATGAGCGCCTCGATCAGCCCCTCGGCGTCGAGGTCGAAGGCCCGGCGGTCCTCGGTCCCGGCCACGAGGCGGCCCGCCGCCGCGTAGAGGTACCCGGCGTCGACGAAGATCGCGTGCGTGGAGGGCGTTTTCGCCACCTCGGCGAGCATCCGCCGCAACAGCTCGTTGGTCTGTTCGATTCGGGCATTCAGGGACCCGGGGTCGTCGTTCATCGCCTCTATTGTCCCGGCGGTCACGCTGCGAACACAACCGGTCCCGGTCAGTCTTGCATCGGACATCTATCGATCGACGATTTGGCGACATCCAGCCAATCGTTAGCAGCTCGAAAATTTTCCTTAGCCTAGGGAATGTTTGCATGGTGCAGTCCGTTGTTTTCTGTGGAACCCAGGGCACCGATGACCCGGGACACCTCAGTAGTTCTCCTCAGGAGGATGATCAGATCAAGGGAGAGGCCATGCGCTTTGAAGTCATGCGACTCGACGACGTGGACGGGACGCCGGTGGACACCACCATCGTGGACGCCGCCTCCGTGAACCGCATCGTGCAGCAGGCCGCCGCCATAGGGCAGCGCCTGTGGATCCGTCCGGCCGAGAGTCCGGCCTCGTAGCGCGCGGCGCGCGTGAAGAGTGTGCGAGCCCTCGTACGACACCGAACCGGTGCCGTGCGGGGGCTCTGTCGATTCCCCGGCCGGACCCCGGCCGGACCCCGGCCGGGGAGCCCGCGGTCGGGCCCGTGCTCTCAGGCGCTCTGGATCACCTGCGTGACGCCGTTGATGATCTGCTGCACCGCGATGGCGGAGAGCATCATGCCCGCGAGGCGGGTCACCAGGACCACACCGCCGTCCTTGATGACGCGGATGATCAGCAGCGAGTAGCGCATCACCAGCCACAGCACCACGTGGATGGCGAGGATCGCCGTCCAGACGGACACCTGCGTGCCCACGCTGTCGGCCTTCTGCACGGCGAGGATCACCGACACGATGGCGCCGGGCCCGGCCAGCAGCGGCATGCCGAGCGGGACCAGGGCCACGTTGACGTCCTTGGTCTGCTGGGGCTCGTCCGTCTTGCCGGTGAGCAGGTCGAGGGCGATCAGCAGGAGCAGCAGCCCGCCCGCGATCATCAGGGCGGGCACCGAGACGTGCAGGTAGTCGAGGATCTGGTGGCCGAGCAGTCCGAACACGGTGATCACACCGCCGGCCACGCAGACGGCCTGGAAGGCCATCCGCTTCTGCACCTTGGCGGGCCGGCCGGAGGTCAGCGCGAGGAAGATCGGCGTGATCCCGGGCGGGTCCATGATGACGAAGAGGGTCAGGAAGAGGGAGCCGAAGACGGCGACGTCGAACATGAGCGTGACAGAGCCTTGCGATACGGGGACCGGCCGCGCGGCACGCGGACGGCAGGAGACGGAGAAGGAAGTGAAGGGTGGGGTGACGGGTGGGGTGACGGGAGAGCGGACCGGCGAGTGCGCCCCTCGGCGGGGCGGCAGTCGTCGGTGACGCGCGGGCCGGTTCCGGGCGGGCTCAGACTCCGCCGGCGCCCGGCACGGGGAACGCCCCGAAGGACCGGCGCGTGATCTCCCCGTAGACCTCGGGGTCCGTCGTGTACTCGCCGAGCCGGCAGGTCTTCCGGCTGCCGTGGTAGTCGCTGGACCCGGTGACCAGCAGGCCCAGGTCCGAGGCGAGGCCCCGCAGCCGGGCGCGCGTGGGCTCGTCGTGGTCCATGTGGTCGGCCTCGATGCCGTCGAGGCCGGCGGCGGCCAGGTCCGCGACCAGGCTCTCGGACATCGTGCGGCCCCGCTTGACGGCGCCCGGGTGCGCGAGGACGGTGACCCCGCCGGCGCCCTTGACCAGGCGGATCGCCTCGAAGGGGTCGGTCTCGTGCTTCTCCACGGCGGCCCGGCCGCCGTCCGCCAGCCACTCCTCGGTGAAGGCGTCGCCCACCGTGGGGACGACGCCGAGTTCGACCAGGGCGGAGGCCACGTGTGGGCGGCCGACCGACCCGTCGCCGGCGATCCGCGCGACCTGCTCCCAGGTGACGGGGACGCCCAGGTCGTTGAGTTTGCGGACCATGGCGCGGGCACGCGGCACCCGGTCGTCCCGGACCAGCTCCCGTTCGGCGAGCAGTTCGGGCTCCTCCGGGTCGAAGAGGTAGGCGAGCATGTGCACGCCGACGCCGTCGATCCGGCAGGAGAGCTCGGCGCCGGTGACCAGGGTGAGCCCCGGGGGCAGCGCGGCGCGGGCCTCGGCGTGGCCGCGGGTGGTGTCGTGGTCGGTCAGCGCGACGACGTCCAGTCCGGCGGCGGCGGCCTCGCGCACCAGCTCGGCCGGGGTGTCCGTGCCGTCGGACGCGGTGGAGTGGGTGTGCAGATCGATGCGCACGACGCGACTCCAGGGCGGTGACGGGACGGAAGGGACACCCACAGGATAACCGGAGTCTCAGCCTTCGATGTCACACCCGAAAGCACCGTGCACCCCCTACGTCGCAGGCGGCCCGCGGACCGTGCGCACCGGCCGGCCCCGGGGAGCACGACCGTACGGGAGCCGTTCCGCTCCCGCGCCCCGCTACGGATGCAGCAGCTTGGGCGACAGCGCCCCGCACGGTACGAGGTCGATCTCCGCGCCCGCGTCCCGGAGGTCGGTCAGCACCAGTTCGTCGTACATGAGCAGGCCGGTCCGCTCGGGGAAGACCACGGCCCACAGCCACACCCCGAGGGCCTCGCCGGCGAAGACCGCACGGTCCTCCGGGGCGCCGGGGACGTGCCACAGCGGTGTCGGCCGGCCGGCCGCGAGCACCTTGGCCTCGGGCGCCTTGTCCACGTCCAGGTACGGGCCCGGGTCGGGGGCGTCGAGGCCGGCGAACCGCGCGCCGAGGCCCACGCCCGGTTCCTCCGCGACCAGGACCAGCTCGCCCATGCCGCCGAGCGGGCCGGGGCCGGTGCAGGCGAGGGCGGTGGCCCGGCCGCCGCTGCGGTCGTCGCCCGCGTGGACGACGCCGGTGAAGAGCCAGCCGACCGGCAGCGGCCACGGCATCCACACGGGCACCTCGGTGCGGCGGACGATGACGCCGAGCGCCTCGACGCTCGGCGGGAGCACGGGTTGCAGAGGGTGCACGGTGCCGTGCACGGCGCACTGCCAGGTGTCCGAGAAGAGGCCGGGAGCCCGGACCCGGCCACCGCACTTCGGGCAACTGGGTTCACCCCTCATAGGGCCCCACGGTCCTCCCCCGGCTCCGCCACGTCAAGGACGATCACCCCCGTGTACCGGGACGCCCACCCCGCGGAACAGGATGTACGCCCCACCGATCAGTCGTCCCGCACGGCCGCCGGTCCAGCACAGGCCCGGCGCGGAGGGGTCCGGCCCGCCCAACAGGCCGCCGTATCCCGCCTGTTGGTGAGATCGGTCACCCGGCGCCGGTCCGGCCGCCCCGGCGGCGGGCGGCGGAGGCGGCCGGTCAGTCCAGCCGCACGGAGGCGCGCAGCGGGTCCCGCAGGTCCGTCCCGTGAGAGAGCCAGCGCTCGCGCAGCGCCTGCGCCCCGTGCACCCGCTTCCAGGCGGCCTCGTTCGGCGTCATCGGCAGCAGCGGCAGGAACCGCACGGGGTCGAGCGGCGGGTCCAGCTCCAGGTCCTCCACCAGGCCGCCCGGCTCGGCCACCAGGACCGAGGTGAACGGGGCGCCGGGCCAGAGCGCGCCGCCGGTGTCCAGCGAGGCGCCCGGCGCCACGATCACCCCCTCGACCTGCGGGGACGCGGCCAGCACGGCGAGCGGGCGGAGCACCTCGTCGGTGTCGGCCCGCCCCGCCCGCACGGAGAGCACC
This genomic window contains:
- a CDS encoding PHP domain-containing protein, yielding MRIDLHTHSTASDGTDTPAELVREAAAAGLDVVALTDHDTTRGHAEARAALPPGLTLVTGAELSCRIDGVGVHMLAYLFDPEEPELLAERELVRDDRVPRARAMVRKLNDLGVPVTWEQVARIAGDGSVGRPHVASALVELGVVPTVGDAFTEEWLADGGRAAVEKHETDPFEAIRLVKGAGGVTVLAHPGAVKRGRTMSESLVADLAAAGLDGIEADHMDHDEPTRARLRGLASDLGLLVTGSSDYHGSRKTCRLGEYTTDPEVYGEITRRSFGAFPVPGAGGV
- a CDS encoding NYN domain-containing protein — translated: MNDDPGSLNARIEQTNELLRRMLAEVAKTPSTHAIFVDAGYLYAAAGRLVAGTEDRRAFDLDAEGLIEALIDKARTIFADSRLLRVYWYDGARRRIHTLEQQSIAELPDVKVRLGNLNANNQQKGVDSLIRSDLESLARHRAISDAALLGGDEDLVSAVEAAQGYGARVHLWGIEAPDGQNQAEPLLWEVDSQRTFDLEFFKPYVSRRTAPPYEVAGVARPSREDVRFVGAQIAAKWLGARGREALMELLPGHPYLPGSVDQDLLVEAEGLLQYSLRGQADLRRALRDGFWEHLQGQY
- a CDS encoding DEAD/DEAH box helicase, whose protein sequence is MAADVPGTVATTPALASHRAHRRGSTLTTTFRSLGILPETAEALEAVGIVHPFPIQEMTLPVALSGTDVIGQAKTGTGKTLGFGLPLLERVTVPADVEAGRAAPESLTDAPQALVVVPTRELCQQVTNDLLTAGKVRNVRVTAIYGGRAYEPQVEALKKGVDVVVGTPGRLLDLAGQRKLDLKHVRCLVLDEADEMLDLGFLPDVEKIVTMLPAKRQTMLFSATMPGAVIGLARRYMSQPTHIRATSPDDEGATVANIKQFVYRAHSMDKPEMVSRILQAEGRGLAMIFCRTKRTAADIAEQLQRRGFAAGAVHGDLGQGAREQALRAFRNGKVDVLVCTDVAARGIDVEGVTHVVNYQSPEEEKTYLHRVGRTGRAGAKGTAITLVDWDDIPRWQLINKALVLDFNDPPETYSTSPHLYSDLGIPEGTKGVLPRSERTRAGLAAEELEDLGEPGGRGGRGGRGPRGRDESRSGDREQSSRTPRRRRRMRGGEPVDAGAAPAEAPAAGDTDTDTEAGKGPRTLRRRRRTRNGEAARPQVTAGTPADETAEAAHTAVATAEGTDVRAVEAPATEPADARPRRRRTRKSAEAAPVETVETAPVATAPVAGRVTEPEAAEAPVAEAPAEKPRRRTRKAAATAEAVLDTAEAVAEAPAAEAVEATPRRTRKTTAGKAVETEAVTDAPGLPAQPEAEAAETKPRRARKTAAKKTAAKTAEAEVSPAEAAVDTAEGTGTTPRRRTRKATATAEAADTTEAAQPEAEAAEAKPRRTRKTAAKKTTAKTAEAEVSPAEAAVDTAEGTGTTPRRRTRKATATAEAADASGIPAQAAPEPEAAPKRRTRKTVASAEATGAAEGAAEAKPKARRTRKAATAAAEPAES
- a CDS encoding MarC family protein translates to MFDVAVFGSLFLTLFVIMDPPGITPIFLALTSGRPAKVQKRMAFQAVCVAGGVITVFGLLGHQILDYLHVSVPALMIAGGLLLLLIALDLLTGKTDEPQQTKDVNVALVPLGMPLLAGPGAIVSVILAVQKADSVGTQVSVWTAILAIHVVLWLVMRYSLLIIRVIKDGGVVLVTRLAGMMLSAIAVQQIINGVTQVIQSA
- a CDS encoding suppressor of fused domain protein → MADVLPLAEARLRGALGEPDARAAVTFLGADRIEVLRFPGGGPEGDIVRYATLGMSAQPMTDPSALVADPLQGPRAELVLSVRAGRADTDEVLRPLAVLAASPQVEGVIVAPGASLDTGGALWPGAPFTSVLVAEPGGLVEDLELDPPLDPVRFLPLLPMTPNEAAWKRVHGAQALRERWLSHGTDLRDPLRASVRLD
- a CDS encoding alpha/beta hydrolase, with the protein product MSTNAAFTPPPGARTYRLCTPRGEFAAVDSPVADGTGPRGTVLMLPGFTGSKEDFTLLHAPLAARGYRTVAVDGRGQYETPGPEHDEAPYAQAELARDVLAQVTALAVPVHLLGHSLGGQIARAAALLDPAPFLSLTLMSSGPARISGSQRQRVRLLRDALDTLTMEEVWKVMQAMGPPEEAEAASRGTADRERLRDRWLGTMPAQLRVTGRQLCEEPDRIPELAALPLPFHVLSGERDDTWPVPLLDDMARRLGAHRTVVAGAEHSPNTDRPLPTARALADFWDTVPQDHPDDATGL
- a CDS encoding DUF6758 family protein; the protein is MRGEPSCPKCGGRVRAPGLFSDTWQCAVHGTVHPLQPVLPPSVEALGVIVRRTEVPVWMPWPLPVGWLFTGVVHAGDDRSGGRATALACTGPGPLGGMGELVLVAEEPGVGLGARFAGLDAPDPGPYLDVDKAPEAKVLAAGRPTPLWHVPGAPEDRAVFAGEALGVWLWAVVFPERTGLLMYDELVLTDLRDAGAEIDLVPCGALSPKLLHP